One genomic window of Onychostoma macrolepis isolate SWU-2019 chromosome 25, ASM1243209v1, whole genome shotgun sequence includes the following:
- the LOC131534137 gene encoding receptor-type tyrosine-protein phosphatase eta-like: MAADQSTEGETVCISNYTKPDVIRNLTVNNITTSSVFLRWNEPGGKRDFFKIQWTDDKTNRNSTTNTFYNITDLTAGVSYTFCITAVASDQSTEGETVCISNYTKPDVIWNLTVNNITTSSVFLTWTEPAGNRSFFKLKWTGERLDLNRNATETTDTSYNITGLTAGVNYTFCITAVAADKSTEGETVCISQFTRPNVVRNLRVSEITPSSVFLTWDEPVGNRSFFKLNWTDEKTANHVTTNNIWYNITDLTAGANYTFIITAVAADQSTEGESVVTSNYTRPDVIMNLTADDITTSSVLLNWTKPNGQSSCYRVEYEDMNVITENTFIKINDLIPGAQYTFKVFAVAADHVTEGRSSLISLYTKPDVIKNLIVHDITTSSVFLTWNELHGIRSSFKVQWTDDKTNEITNTSYNMTDLTAGVSYTFCITAVAADQSTEGETVCISQFTKPEKIRNLRVTNVTISSVFLTWDEPAGNRDFFRIQWTEKRTYLTTSNTSYNITDLTAGVSYTFCITAVAADQSTEGENVCISQYTESPDAPNTWLIVGVVLAVICLLFIIILIFFFYSRRRTKEQYPDIPLHIFSNTAMRIEDYEEYFKWKHADGFAEDYEELKSVGTAQSKNASLAIENKGKNRESNVLPYDSSRVKLSVCGSPFDDYINASYVPGYKSREEFIAAQCPLPATMDEFWRMIWEKNIYTIVMLTKCNEQVLKCEKYWPSGTNNYHDISVTTTSEAELESWTIRDFGIKNVKTAETRNICQFHFTAWPDHGVPQATEVLIDFRCLVRKHMNQYSRHSPTVVHCSSGVATGVFIAIDHLIFQIERDSMVDVYGIVTDMQMHRPLMLQTEEQYSYLHQCVYEIIRSRTGTNLGLIYQNTAAHQTYENTKYLKQ, encoded by the exons ATGGCAGCAGATCAATCAACAGAAGGAGAAACTGTCTGCATCTCAAACTATACCA AGCCAGATGTGATCAGGAATCTCACAGTAAACAACATCACAACATCATCTGTGTTTCTCAGATGGAATGAACCAGGAGGAAAAagagatttctttaaaattCAATGGAccgatgataaaacaaatagaaattCAACAACGAACACTTTCTATAACATCACTGATCTGACTGCTGGAGTCAGTTACACATTCTGCATCACTGCTGTGGCATCAGATCAATCAACAGAAGGAGAAACTGTCTGCATCTCAAACTATACCA AGCCAGATGTAATCTGGAATCTCACAGTAAACAACATCACAACATCATCTGTGTTTCTGACATGGACTGAACCAGCTGGAAATAGATCTTtctttaaacttaaatggaCTGGTGAGAGATTGGACTTGAACAGAAATGCAACAGAAACTACTGACACTTCTTATAACATCACTGGTCTGACTGCTGGAGTCAATTACACATTCTGCATCACTGCTGTGGCAGCAGACAAATCAACAGAAGGAGAAACTGTCTGCATCTCACAATTCACTA GACCTAATGTGGTCAGGAACCTCAGAGTGTCTGAAATCACACCATCATCTGTGTTTCTGACATGGGATGAACCAGTTGGAAATagatctttttttaaacttaattgGACTGATGAGAAAACAGCCAACCATGTAACAACCAATAACATATGGTATAACATCACTGATCTGACTGCTGGAGCCAACTACACATTTATCATCACAGCTGTTGCAGCAGATCAATCAACAGAAGGAGAATCAGTGGTTACTTCAAACTATACTA GGCCTGACGTCATAATGAACCTCACAGCTGATGATATCACAACATCCTCTGTCTTACTAAACTGGACTAAACCGAATGGTCAAAGCTCCTGTTATCGTGTAGAATATGAAGATATGAATGTGATTACTGAAAACACattcatcaaaataaatgaTCTGATTCCTGGAGCACAGTACACTTTCAAAGTGTTTGCAGTTGCAGCTGATCATGTGACCGAGGGGAGATCCAGTCTGATTTCACTGTATACCA AGCCAGATGTTATTAAGAATCTCATAGTGCATGATATCACAACATCATCTGTGTTTCTGACATGGAATGAACTTCATGGAATTAGGTCTTCCTTTAAAGTTCAGTGGACtgatgataaaacaaatgaaattactAACACTTCCTATAACATGACTGATCTGACTGCTGGAGTCAGTTACACATTCTGCATCACTGCTGTGGCAGCAGATCAATCAACAGAAGGAGAAACTGTCTGCATCTCACAATTTACca AGCCAGAGAAGATCAGGAATCTCAGAGTGACTAATGTCACAATATCATCTGTGTTTCTGACATGGGATGAACCAGCTGGAAATAGAGATTTTTTTAGAATTCAATGGACTGAGAAAAGGACATATTTAACAACTTCTAACACTTCCTATAACATCACTGATCTGACTGCTGGAGTCAGTTACACATTCTGCATCACTGCTGTGGCAGCAGATCAATCAACAGAAGGAGAAAATGTCTGCATCTCACAATATACAG AATCCCCTGACGCCCCTAATACTTGGCTGATTGTTGGTGTAGTTTTAGCAGTGATCTGTTTACTCTTCATCATCATTCTGATTTTCTTCTTCTATTCAAGAAG ACGAACAAAGGAACAATATCCTGACATCCCTTTACACATTTTTAG CAATACTGCTATGAGAATAGAAGACTATGAAGAGTACTTCAAGTGGAAACATGCAGATGGTTTTGCTGAAGACTATGAG GAGTTGAAGTCTGTTGGAACAGCACAGTCAAAGAATGCATCCCTGGCTATTGAAAACAAGGGGAAGAACCGTGAAAGCAATGTGTTACCTT ATGATTCTTCAAGAGTGAAGTTATCAGTATGTGGCAGCCCCTTTGATGATTACATCAATGCCAGCTATGTCCCA GGCTACAAGTCAAGAGAAGAGTTTATAGCTGCTCAGTGTCCATTGCCCGCCACAATGGATGAATTCTGGAGAATGATCTGGGAAAAAAACATCTACACCATAGTGATGCTGACCAAATGCAATGAG CAGGTACTGAAATGTGAAAAGTACTGGCCATCTGGCACTAATAATTATCATGATATCTCTGTGACGACCACCTCAGAGGCAGAACTGGAAAGTTGGACCATAAGAGACTTCGGAATAAAAAAT GTGAAAACAGCAGAAACTCGTAACATATGCCAGTTCCACTTCACGGCGTGGCCGGATCACGGAGTTCCACAGGCCACTGAAGTCCTCATTGATTTCAGATGCCTGGTGAGAAAACACATGAATCAGTACTCACGCCACTCCCCAACTGTGGTGCATTGCAG ttctGGTGTGGCAACAGGGGTCTTCATTGCCATTGATCACCTGATCTTCCAGATTGAAAGAGACAGTATGGTGGATGTGTACGGAATTGTTACTGATATGCAAATGCACAGGCCTCTCATGCTGCAGACTGAG GAGCAATATTCTTACCTCCACCAGTGTGTGTATGAGATCATTCGATCAAGGACTGGAACCAACTTGGGCTTAATTTACCAGAACACAGCAGCACACCAGACCTATGAgaatacaaaatatcttaaacaataa